One Scyliorhinus canicula chromosome 12, sScyCan1.1, whole genome shotgun sequence genomic region harbors:
- the erf gene encoding ETS domain-containing transcription factor ERF produces TGAAVPQSAPPVPTGSTHFRFPPSTPSDVLSPTEDLRSPAAYSAVARRMGRGSVSDCSDGTSVNSEIEEGLPDERRGGAVDLNGFRGGGGGGAGPHPHGIFRIYPRHRVHTEPLSPFPVSPMATGGPLLAPPLSPALSVTPTHLSYTPSPSLSPMYPGASHFSFNPDDMKRYLQAHTQSVYNYHLSPRAFLHYPSIVVPQPQRPENKPHHHHHPPPLPPLPLPPLPPEEPPSFKFKLQPPPPGRKNREKARPVGQEAEEAPGCSRPLPQIKVEPISDPEEEEEEEEDVTVEVTDISEEEDGEVFKTPTAIEALPPPLPPASVPAPTSREASRPDARCIPLKLRFKRRWSEDQRVEAAADEMDDKKPRAEEPPGCPGAARRESTDLQQATAELSLENKES; encoded by the coding sequence acaggtgctgctgtGCCCCAGAGTGCCCCCCCAGTGCCTACTGGCTCCACCCATTTcagattccctccctccaccccctcagatgTGCTGTCCCCCACCGAGGACCTGCGATCGCCGGCTGCCTACTCGGCCGTGGCCCGCCGGATGGGCCGGGGCTCTGTGAGCGACTGCAGTGACGGCACCTCGGTTAACTcggagatcgaggaggggctgCCAGATGAGCGACGAGGGGGGGCCGTTGACCTCAACGGCTtccgagggggtggtggtggcggggCAGGACCCCATCCTCACGGGATCTTCCGTATCTACCCCCGACACCGGGTCCACACGGAACCGCTCAGCCCCTTCCCAGTGTCGCCAATGGCGACGGGGGGCCCTTTGCTGGCTCCGCCGCTCTCGCCCGCACTCTCGGTCACGCCAACCCACCTGAGCTACACGCCATCGCCAAGCCTCAGCCCTATGTACCCGGGGGCCAGCCATTTCTCCTTCAACCCTGACGACATGAAGCGCTACCTCCAGGCCCACACTCAGAGCGTTTACAACTATCACCTCAGCCCTCGGGCCTTCCTGCACTACCCGAGCATTGTGGTGCCCCAGCCCCAGAGGCCTGAGAAcaagccccaccaccaccaccatcccccaccatTGCCCCCCTTGCCCCTACCACCCTTACCTCCCGAGGAGCCGCCCTCCTTCAAGTTCAAGCTCCAGCCTCCGCCGCCGGGCCGCAAGAACCGCGAGAAGGCCCGACCAGTTGGCCAAGAGGCCGAGGAGGCGCCAGGCTGCAGTCGGCCCCTGCCCCAGATTAAGGTGGAGCCCATCTCAGatcctgaggaggaggaggaggaggaggaggacgtgaCGGTGGAGGTGACCGACATCAGCGAGGAGGAAGATGGCGAGGTTTTCAAGACCCCGACGGCCATCGAGGCCCTGCCACCCCCTCTGCCGCCAGCCTCTGTCCCCGCCCCAACCTCCCGGGAGGCCAGTCGACCGGACGCTCGCTGCATCCCGTTGAAGCTCCGCTTCAAGAGGCGGTGGAGCGAGGAccagcgggtggaggcggcagcCGATGAGATGGACGATAAGAAACCGCGGGCCGAGGAGCCTCCTGGGTGTCCAGGGGCAGCCCGCCGGGAGAGCACGGACCTCCAGCAGGCTACTGCCGAACTCTCCCTGGAGAACAAGGAGTCGTGa